From Geomonas agri, one genomic window encodes:
- a CDS encoding transglycosylase SLT domain-containing protein, whose translation MKRKLALLVALLMMTASCDQSHLQQAQVPVTPSVSESDRALLTWAEGSEKQGEKSPASAPAVQMDLPRAAELDGRKKLVPAIYATFARRTTPARAKWLAEICYEKTEGTKFTPLDLAEIALAETGGHKLSSRAVSPKGALGVWQLMPERAESHGYTPQDMWDDEKCAEAAVKELHEKLDMAKGNMGRAKRLYCGTGPAARAYDKIRKRFRTEILREMQRGMLMQQVAVNR comes from the coding sequence ATGAAACGAAAACTTGCATTGCTGGTCGCGTTGCTCATGATGACGGCATCGTGCGACCAGTCCCACCTGCAGCAGGCGCAGGTACCGGTGACTCCCTCGGTGTCGGAGTCGGACCGGGCGCTGCTGACCTGGGCAGAGGGGAGCGAGAAGCAGGGTGAGAAATCGCCCGCCTCGGCCCCCGCTGTGCAGATGGATCTGCCCAGAGCGGCAGAACTGGACGGGAGGAAGAAGCTGGTTCCGGCCATCTACGCCACGTTTGCCCGCCGGACTACACCGGCCCGGGCCAAGTGGCTCGCTGAAATCTGCTATGAAAAGACGGAAGGAACCAAATTCACGCCGCTGGACCTGGCTGAGATAGCTCTGGCGGAAACAGGCGGACACAAACTCTCATCGAGAGCGGTATCCCCCAAGGGTGCCCTGGGGGTCTGGCAGCTGATGCCGGAGCGGGCGGAAAGCCACGGCTACACGCCGCAGGACATGTGGGACGACGAGAAGTGCGCGGAAGCGGCCGTGAAGGAACTGCACGAGAAGCTGGACATGGCCAAGGGGAACATGGGCCGCGCCAAGAGGCTCTACTGTGGCACCGGGCCGGCGGCCAGGGCCTACGACAAGATCCGCAAGCGCTTCAGGACGGAGATACTGCGGGAGATGCAAAGGGGCATGCTGATGCAGCAGGTGGCAGTCAACCGATAG
- the trpB gene encoding tryptophan synthase subunit beta, with amino-acid sequence MDTPDNSGHFGRFGGRYVSETLMPALLELEQAYNHFRNEKGFQEEFAYYLRQYVGRPNPLYFAEKLSRKMGGAKIYLKREDLNHTGAHKVNNTIGQALLAKRMGKNKVIAETGAGQHGVATATVAALFGMECEVFMGEEDIRRQSLNVFRMKLLGAKVNPVSSGTATLKDAMNEAMRQWVTNVEDTFYIIGTVAGPHPYPVMVRDFQAIIGQEARAQHLEAEGRLPDYLIAAVGGGSNAIGLFHPFVNDESVQMIGVEAAGYGIDSGKHAAPLSAGSVGVLHGNKTYLLQDEFGQIAHAHSISAGLDYPGVGPEHSYLKEIGRASYVSVTDDEALDAFQVLTREEGIIPALESSHAVAHALRLAPTLSANESIVVCLSGRGDKDIHTVADVMGVQL; translated from the coding sequence TTGGACACGCCTGACAACAGTGGTCACTTCGGACGTTTCGGCGGCAGATACGTGTCGGAAACGCTCATGCCGGCGCTGCTCGAACTCGAGCAAGCGTACAACCATTTTCGCAACGAAAAGGGGTTCCAGGAGGAGTTCGCCTACTACCTGCGCCAGTACGTCGGCCGCCCCAACCCGCTCTATTTTGCCGAAAAACTGAGCCGCAAAATGGGGGGCGCCAAGATCTATCTGAAGCGCGAGGACCTGAACCACACCGGCGCGCACAAGGTGAACAACACCATCGGCCAGGCCCTTTTGGCCAAGCGCATGGGCAAGAACAAGGTGATCGCCGAAACCGGTGCCGGCCAGCACGGCGTGGCGACCGCGACCGTCGCGGCGCTCTTCGGCATGGAGTGCGAGGTGTTCATGGGCGAGGAGGATATCCGCCGCCAATCCTTGAACGTGTTCCGGATGAAGCTTCTGGGCGCCAAGGTCAACCCGGTAAGCTCAGGCACCGCGACCCTGAAGGACGCCATGAACGAGGCGATGCGCCAGTGGGTAACCAACGTAGAGGATACCTTCTACATCATCGGCACCGTCGCCGGCCCCCATCCCTACCCGGTGATGGTGCGCGACTTCCAGGCCATCATCGGCCAGGAGGCGAGGGCACAGCACCTTGAGGCCGAGGGGAGGCTTCCGGATTACCTGATCGCGGCGGTAGGGGGAGGCAGCAACGCCATCGGGCTGTTCCACCCCTTCGTCAACGACGAGTCGGTGCAGATGATCGGCGTCGAAGCCGCCGGCTACGGCATCGACAGCGGCAAGCACGCCGCACCGCTTTCCGCCGGCAGCGTCGGGGTGCTGCACGGCAACAAAACGTACCTCCTGCAGGACGAATTCGGTCAGATCGCCCATGCCCATTCCATTTCGGCTGGACTGGACTACCCGGGCGTGGGACCGGAGCACTCGTACCTGAAGGAGATTGGACGGGCCAGCTACGTCTCCGTCACCGATGACGAGGCCCTGGACGCATTCCAGGTGCTGACCCGCGAAGAGGGGATCATCCCCGCACTGGAGTCTTCCCACGCAGTCGCCCACGCACTGCGTCTGGCTCCGACACTTTCCGCCAATGAGAGCATCGTCGTCTGTCTGTCGGGCAGGGGCGACAAGGACATCCATACCGTGGCTGATGTTATGGGGGTGCAGCTTTAA
- a CDS encoding tRNA (cytidine(34)-2'-O)-methyltransferase → MSLQQPFHIVLVEPEIPPNTGNIARLCGATGTILHLVGKLGFSTDDRYLKRAGLDYWSEVDIRYWDDLDALKHAFPDGRFVYTSKKAPQSYLQFGFLPGDFIVFGKETKGLPEDLIEANLQTAVRIPIIGKVRSLNLSTSAGIVLYEALRQTGALEGA, encoded by the coding sequence ATGTCCTTGCAACAACCGTTTCATATAGTGCTGGTGGAGCCCGAGATTCCACCCAACACCGGCAACATTGCCAGGCTCTGCGGAGCGACCGGAACCATCCTGCACCTGGTCGGCAAACTCGGCTTCTCCACCGACGACCGCTACCTGAAGCGCGCCGGGCTCGACTACTGGAGCGAAGTCGACATCCGCTACTGGGACGATCTCGACGCCTTGAAGCACGCCTTCCCCGACGGGCGCTTCGTCTATACCAGTAAGAAGGCCCCGCAAAGCTACCTCCAGTTCGGGTTCCTGCCCGGCGACTTCATCGTTTTCGGCAAGGAGACCAAGGGGCTCCCCGAGGACCTCATCGAGGCGAACCTGCAGACCGCGGTGCGTATCCCGATCATCGGCAAGGTGCGCAGCCTGAACCTGTCCACCTCGGCGGGCATCGTGCTCTACGAGGCGCTGCGTCAGACCGGCGCCCTGGAGGGGGCGTAG
- a CDS encoding cupin domain-containing protein codes for MFEKRSNEGYQQVLPGIRQKTLVHGEKTLMVEFLLEKAALLPLHSHPHEQTGYLVSGRIRLSIDGNKHEVLPGDSWCIAGGAQHNAEILEDSVAIEVFSPVREDYLP; via the coding sequence ATGTTCGAGAAGAGAAGCAACGAGGGATACCAGCAGGTACTGCCGGGGATCCGCCAGAAAACCCTGGTGCACGGCGAGAAGACGCTGATGGTGGAATTCCTCCTGGAAAAGGCGGCGCTGCTTCCATTGCACAGCCACCCGCACGAACAGACCGGGTACCTGGTAAGCGGCCGGATCAGGCTTAGCATCGACGGGAACAAACACGAGGTACTGCCGGGGGACAGCTGGTGCATCGCGGGAGGGGCCCAGCACAACGCCGAGATACTGGAGGACTCCGTGGCCATCGAGGTGTTCTCGCCGGTGCGCGAGGATTATCTTCCCTAG
- a CDS encoding exopolysaccharide biosynthesis protein: MTQEITTLQEMLDRIHDSGDDQGRVSLGEIVESVGNRSFGPLLLMVGVIAASPLSGMPGVPTGTGLLILLIAAQLFFRRDHFWLPKWLLRRSLGKDHVQKAIRWLRPVARFIDRWLQPRLPVLIKGGSIYLISFVCAAIAIVMPMMELVPFSAHGAGLALSAFGLALISRDGLLALIAFAVTAVSFGFVIYNFN; the protein is encoded by the coding sequence ATGACGCAAGAGATTACGACTCTTCAGGAGATGCTCGATCGAATCCACGATTCTGGAGACGACCAGGGGCGTGTCTCTTTGGGAGAAATTGTGGAATCCGTGGGCAACCGCTCCTTCGGACCGCTGCTGCTCATGGTGGGGGTCATCGCCGCGTCGCCGTTGAGCGGCATGCCGGGGGTGCCGACGGGGACAGGGCTCCTTATACTGCTGATCGCGGCGCAGCTATTTTTCCGCCGGGATCATTTCTGGCTCCCTAAGTGGCTGCTGCGGCGCTCGCTAGGCAAAGACCATGTGCAGAAGGCAATCCGGTGGCTGCGCCCTGTGGCGCGCTTCATCGACCGCTGGTTGCAGCCCCGCCTGCCAGTGCTGATCAAGGGAGGAAGTATCTACCTGATATCGTTTGTGTGCGCTGCCATCGCCATCGTAATGCCGATGATGGAGCTGGTTCCGTTTTCCGCGCATGGCGCGGGCCTGGCCCTGTCCGCTTTCGGCCTTGCCCTCATCTCGCGCGACGGCCTGCTGGCGCTGATCGCCTTCGCAGTCACCGCCGTGAGTTTTGGTTTCGTTATCTACAACTTCAACTGA
- a CDS encoding rubrerythrin family protein, with translation MSTKENLAEAFAGESQANRKYLAFAKKAEAEGLPQVAKLFRAAAHAETVHAHAHLRAMDGIKSTVENLKEAIEGEGFEFQKMYPPFLEQAKQEGHRAAENSFKFALAVEEVHHDLYQQALAAVQNGVDLADRPVYVCEVCGNTVYDEAPDKCAVCLVPKDKFTRIA, from the coding sequence ATGTCGACCAAGGAGAATCTTGCCGAGGCGTTTGCCGGAGAGAGTCAAGCCAACCGTAAATATCTTGCTTTTGCCAAGAAGGCCGAAGCGGAGGGGCTGCCGCAGGTAGCCAAGCTGTTCCGCGCGGCGGCACACGCCGAAACCGTGCATGCCCATGCGCACCTGCGCGCCATGGACGGGATCAAGAGCACCGTCGAAAACCTCAAAGAGGCCATCGAGGGGGAAGGGTTCGAATTCCAGAAGATGTACCCGCCGTTTCTCGAGCAGGCCAAGCAGGAGGGGCACCGCGCCGCGGAGAACTCCTTTAAGTTCGCCCTCGCGGTGGAAGAGGTCCATCACGACCTGTACCAGCAGGCCCTGGCGGCGGTGCAAAACGGCGTCGACCTCGCCGACCGCCCCGTCTACGTCTGCGAAGTCTGCGGCAACACCGTGTACGACGAAGCCCCCGACAAGTGCGCGGTCTGTCTCGTCCCCAAAGACAAGTTCACCAGGATCGCCTAA
- a CDS encoding alpha/beta hydrolase yields MGRFRLLLLVALVSLVLSGASWQRQLLYFPTHHDRSNGLVPWRDQGEVIGYARVVPSPRNVWLMLHGNGGQASDRAYALPSFARDDSVYILEYPGYGQRPGSPSKEALDLAARQGYLSLRQQYPDTPVCVVGESIGSGPACYLGGVQPPPDKIVLVVPFDKLHRVGQYHYWFLPVRLLLPDDWDNIEALKGYRGRVDIFGAREDKVIPERFARSLAESRPGAVFREIEGGHNDWATPGRVNIRNP; encoded by the coding sequence ATGGGACGATTTCGCCTGCTGTTACTTGTTGCCCTGGTTTCGCTCGTGCTGAGCGGGGCTTCCTGGCAGCGGCAGTTGCTGTACTTCCCCACCCATCACGATCGCAGCAACGGGCTGGTCCCCTGGCGCGATCAGGGGGAGGTGATCGGCTACGCGCGGGTCGTCCCCAGCCCCAGGAACGTCTGGCTCATGCTGCACGGCAACGGCGGACAGGCCAGCGACCGTGCCTACGCGCTCCCCTCGTTCGCCAGAGACGACAGTGTCTATATCCTTGAGTACCCCGGCTACGGCCAACGCCCCGGTTCCCCTTCCAAGGAGGCACTGGACCTGGCGGCTCGGCAGGGGTACCTGTCGCTGCGGCAGCAGTACCCGGACACGCCGGTCTGCGTGGTGGGGGAGTCAATTGGCAGCGGCCCTGCCTGCTATTTGGGCGGCGTACAGCCGCCGCCGGACAAGATCGTGCTGGTTGTGCCGTTCGACAAGCTGCACCGGGTGGGGCAGTACCACTACTGGTTTTTGCCGGTGCGCCTACTCCTTCCCGATGACTGGGACAACATCGAGGCACTCAAGGGGTATCGGGGCAGGGTGGATATCTTCGGCGCCAGGGAGGACAAGGTGATCCCGGAGAGATTCGCCAGGAGCCTTGCGGAGAGCAGGCCAGGTGCGGTATTCAGGGAGATCGAAGGTGGGCACAACGACTGGGCGACGCCGGGGCGGGTGAACATCAGGAACCCTTGA
- a CDS encoding sensor histidine kinase, translated as MEQHLFVLLCITSSVASFFVVIPSNYLQHLPAYINVCVAAFGVITLLLLCEAIRGRYHTTTFFFLFLILLNLIWFSNGASEGSLPLYYFCLLMYLPIFFRGRARWLPLVLTTADAVALMALELRFPEWVTPFASDHDRIADNIVGFAVTTVCCAVMLWSLLRNYEKEQNRLVSVNEELQRVIVERTAVEGALLQNRELLNSVIDGTTDAVFVKDISGRYLLFNAAACHMTGKTQNEVLGRDDTAVFPPDVARSVMTVDQEVLTSNLAQMGERELDGGCGGRFVVEVIKGPLHNKQGQVVGLFGIARDVTQSRRMAAELRLLNEELERRVAERTARLETAMREQEAFSYSVSHDLRGPLRHINSYGSILLEEFGADLVPEARGYLERIRTSSKRMGDLIDGLLELSRIGRSELSRGTVSLSELTFGVSCKFQDAEPGRRVDFLIEPGLHVEGDRLLLELMLENLVGNAWKYSSVRDRARIELGCCQHDGREAFFIRDNGVGFDMAYQDKLFGEFQRLHGAEFEGTGIGLATVKRIVERHGGLVWAHGVVDQGATVYFTLTRG; from the coding sequence ATGGAGCAACACCTCTTTGTGCTGCTGTGCATCACGTCGTCGGTCGCCTCGTTTTTCGTCGTCATCCCGAGCAACTACCTGCAGCACCTCCCTGCCTACATCAACGTCTGCGTCGCCGCGTTCGGAGTGATCACTCTGCTGCTTCTGTGTGAGGCCATTCGGGGGCGCTACCATACCACGACCTTCTTTTTCCTCTTCCTGATCCTGCTCAACCTGATCTGGTTTTCCAACGGCGCATCGGAAGGAAGTCTCCCCCTGTACTATTTCTGCCTGCTCATGTACCTTCCTATCTTTTTCAGGGGACGTGCACGCTGGCTCCCTCTGGTGCTGACTACGGCAGATGCCGTTGCCCTGATGGCCCTGGAACTGAGATTTCCAGAATGGGTCACGCCGTTTGCGTCGGACCACGATCGTATCGCGGACAACATTGTGGGCTTCGCCGTTACTACCGTGTGTTGCGCGGTGATGTTGTGGTCACTGCTGAGAAACTACGAGAAAGAACAAAACCGGCTGGTTTCCGTGAACGAGGAACTGCAGCGCGTCATCGTGGAGCGTACCGCGGTGGAAGGCGCGCTGCTGCAAAACCGGGAATTGCTCAATTCGGTGATCGACGGGACGACCGATGCAGTCTTTGTCAAGGACATCAGCGGCCGCTACCTCCTCTTCAACGCGGCGGCCTGCCACATGACTGGCAAGACCCAGAACGAGGTGCTGGGCAGGGATGACACGGCGGTCTTCCCCCCCGATGTGGCGCGTTCGGTCATGACGGTGGACCAGGAGGTGTTGACGAGTAACCTGGCGCAGATGGGGGAGCGGGAGCTGGATGGCGGCTGTGGGGGGCGCTTTGTGGTCGAGGTGATCAAGGGGCCGCTGCACAACAAGCAGGGACAGGTGGTTGGTCTCTTCGGGATCGCCCGTGACGTCACCCAGAGCCGCCGCATGGCGGCGGAACTGCGCCTGTTGAACGAGGAACTGGAGCGGCGGGTAGCGGAGCGCACGGCGCGACTGGAAACTGCCATGAGGGAGCAGGAGGCGTTCAGCTACTCGGTCTCCCATGACCTGCGCGGACCCCTGCGGCATATCAACAGCTACGGTTCCATCCTGCTCGAGGAGTTCGGTGCCGACCTGGTGCCCGAGGCTCGTGGATACCTGGAGCGGATCCGTACCTCCAGCAAGAGGATGGGGGATCTGATCGACGGGCTGCTGGAACTCTCCCGCATCGGTCGCTCCGAGTTGAGCAGGGGCACGGTCAGCCTCAGCGAGCTTACCTTCGGCGTTAGCTGTAAATTTCAGGATGCCGAGCCGGGGCGGCGGGTCGACTTTCTCATCGAGCCCGGTCTACATGTCGAGGGTGACCGCTTGCTGTTGGAGTTGATGCTGGAAAACCTGGTGGGCAATGCCTGGAAGTACTCCAGCGTGCGGGACCGGGCCAGAATAGAACTTGGCTGCTGCCAGCACGACGGCAGGGAAGCCTTTTTCATAAGGGACAATGGCGTCGGGTTCGATATGGCCTATCAGGACAAGTTGTTCGGGGAGTTCCAACGGTTGCACGGCGCCGAGTTCGAGGGGACGGGGATCGGGCTGGCCACGGTGAAACGGATCGTTGAGCGACACGGAGGTTTGGTCTGGGCGCACGGGGTGGTGGACCAGGGCGCCACCGTTTACTTTACTTTAACGAGGGGATAG
- a CDS encoding formate/nitrite transporter family protein: MEKMYLTPAETVRTIVDNGKRVLTQSRLRTFVLSLLAGFYIGFGAQLATVVTQDAAAFAGRGVAALLGGSVFSLGLMLVVICGAELFTGNSLLTSSALHGEITWGQLLENWGIVIVGNLAGSLFFAGLMFESQLWMNGSVADNAIKVAAAKCQLPFTVALVRGILCNWLVCLAVFMATAARDVSGKMLACYVPIMAFVASGFEHSIANMYFIPTGLLLAGKLGREVPGLSWGAFFQDNLLPVTLGNILGGVLFVAFAYWYVHLKVDTRR, encoded by the coding sequence ATGGAAAAGATGTACCTGACTCCGGCCGAGACCGTGCGCACCATCGTCGACAACGGCAAGCGGGTGCTGACTCAGTCGCGGCTGCGTACCTTCGTCCTGAGTCTCTTGGCCGGCTTCTACATCGGTTTCGGAGCGCAACTCGCCACGGTCGTCACCCAGGACGCCGCGGCATTCGCGGGCAGGGGCGTGGCCGCCCTTTTAGGCGGGAGCGTCTTTTCTCTGGGGCTCATGCTGGTGGTTATTTGTGGCGCAGAGCTTTTCACCGGCAACAGCCTCCTCACCAGCTCGGCGCTGCACGGCGAGATCACCTGGGGACAGCTCCTGGAGAACTGGGGCATCGTCATTGTCGGCAACCTGGCGGGTTCGCTGTTCTTCGCCGGTCTCATGTTCGAGTCACAGCTCTGGATGAACGGCAGCGTCGCGGACAACGCCATCAAGGTGGCGGCGGCGAAATGCCAGCTCCCGTTCACCGTCGCCCTCGTGCGCGGCATCCTGTGCAACTGGCTGGTCTGCCTGGCCGTCTTTATGGCCACGGCGGCGCGCGACGTGTCCGGCAAGATGCTTGCCTGTTATGTTCCCATCATGGCCTTCGTGGCCAGCGGTTTCGAACACTCCATCGCCAACATGTACTTCATCCCCACCGGGCTGCTGCTGGCGGGGAAACTAGGGCGCGAGGTCCCCGGTCTGTCCTGGGGTGCCTTCTTCCAGGACAACCTCCTGCCGGTCACGCTGGGGAACATCCTGGGAGGGGTGCTCTTCGTCGCTTTCGCTTACTGGTACGTTCACCTCAAGGTCGATACGCGGCGCTGA
- a CDS encoding succinate dehydrogenase/fumarate reductase iron-sulfur subunit translates to MNLTLHVWRQSGPKAPGKLEQYEAKNVSPDQSFLEMLDEVNEHLIKEGKDPIAFDHDCREGICGMCSQVINGVPHGGQERTTVCQLHMRRFNDGDTIYIEPWRALAFPIQKDLIVDRNALEKIMQAGGYTSCHTGGVADGNAILVPKVDADYAMDAAECIGCGACVAACPNGSAMLYTSAKVAQLAALPQGQAEAAERVCAMTEAMQEAGFGNCSNHYECMAACPKGINVKFIAKLNREYQKALFK, encoded by the coding sequence ATGAACCTCACACTACACGTATGGCGCCAAAGTGGCCCCAAAGCTCCGGGCAAGCTCGAGCAGTACGAGGCCAAAAACGTAAGCCCCGACCAGTCCTTCCTGGAGATGCTCGACGAAGTGAACGAGCACCTGATCAAAGAAGGCAAAGACCCGATCGCATTCGACCACGACTGCCGCGAGGGGATCTGCGGCATGTGCTCCCAGGTCATCAACGGCGTGCCGCACGGCGGCCAGGAGCGCACTACCGTCTGCCAGCTGCACATGAGGCGCTTCAACGACGGCGACACCATCTACATCGAGCCGTGGCGTGCCCTTGCTTTCCCGATCCAGAAAGACCTGATCGTCGACAGGAATGCCCTTGAGAAGATCATGCAGGCCGGTGGCTACACCTCCTGCCACACCGGCGGTGTTGCCGACGGTAACGCTATCCTGGTGCCGAAGGTCGATGCCGACTACGCCATGGACGCCGCCGAGTGCATCGGCTGCGGCGCCTGCGTCGCCGCCTGCCCCAACGGCTCCGCGATGCTCTACACCTCGGCCAAGGTTGCCCAGCTGGCAGCCCTGCCGCAGGGCCAGGCGGAGGCCGCCGAGCGCGTCTGCGCCATGACCGAGGCTATGCAGGAAGCAGGTTTTGGCAACTGCTCCAACCACTACGAGTGCATGGCGGCGTGCCCGAAAGGGATCAACGTCAAGTTCATCGCCAAACTGAACCGCGAGTACCAGAAGGCGCTGTTCAAGTAA
- a CDS encoding fumarate reductase/succinate dehydrogenase flavoprotein subunit, producing MILDGKCPKGPIQTSWDRHRFDLKLVNPANKRKYKVLVVGTGLAGGAAAASLGELGYNVEAFCYQDSARRAHSIAAQGGINAAKNYPNDGDSIYRLFYDTIKGGDFRAREADVWRLAQVSNNIIDQCVAQGVPFARDYAGYLDNRSFGGAQVSRTFYARGQTGQQLLLGAYSALSRQVKAGTVKLFARTEMLDLVVVDGEAKGITVRDLITGEIRTHVGDAVVLATGGYVNVFYLSTNAMGCSVTANWRAHKKGAFFANPCYTQIHPTCIPQSGDHQSKLTLMSESLRNDGRCWAPKKKGDNRHPNDIPEDERDYYLERKYPSFGNLAPRDIASRAAKEQCDDGRGVGPGGRGVNLDFSAAIKRVGEHTIRERYGNLFEMYEKITDENAYKQPMRMYPAPHYSMGGLWVDYNCESNVPGLFVLGEANFSVHGANRLGASALMQGLADGYFVIPYTIANYLAKTKPGTVTADHPECKKSVEDVKAYNNRLMNINGKKTVSEFHRELGKIMWENVGMARSEESLKDAIKRIPVLREEFWNNVKVTGKGEELNQQLENAGRVADFLEFGELMAKDALHRNESCGGHFRVEHQMPDGEAKRDDENYCYVGAWEFKGVDKEPELHKEPLTFENVHLAVRSYK from the coding sequence GTGATACTCGACGGAAAATGTCCGAAAGGACCGATTCAGACCTCGTGGGACAGGCACCGCTTCGACCTGAAGCTGGTTAACCCCGCTAACAAACGTAAGTACAAAGTCCTCGTTGTCGGCACCGGCCTGGCCGGTGGCGCAGCCGCAGCCTCCTTGGGTGAGCTCGGCTACAACGTCGAAGCCTTCTGCTACCAGGACAGCGCACGTCGCGCCCACTCCATCGCGGCGCAGGGCGGCATCAACGCAGCGAAGAACTACCCGAACGACGGCGACAGCATCTACCGCCTGTTCTACGACACCATCAAAGGTGGCGACTTCCGTGCCCGCGAGGCGGACGTTTGGCGTCTGGCCCAGGTGTCCAACAACATCATCGACCAGTGCGTGGCCCAGGGCGTTCCGTTTGCCCGCGACTACGCAGGCTACCTGGACAACCGCTCTTTCGGCGGTGCGCAGGTTTCCCGTACCTTCTATGCCCGTGGCCAAACGGGCCAGCAGCTCCTCCTGGGCGCTTACTCGGCACTGTCCCGCCAGGTGAAAGCCGGCACCGTCAAGCTCTTCGCCCGCACCGAGATGCTGGACCTCGTGGTGGTCGACGGCGAGGCCAAAGGTATCACCGTCCGTGACCTGATCACCGGCGAGATCCGCACCCACGTGGGCGACGCGGTCGTACTCGCTACCGGCGGCTACGTCAACGTGTTCTACCTCTCCACCAACGCGATGGGCTGCTCGGTCACCGCGAACTGGCGTGCCCACAAGAAGGGCGCCTTCTTCGCGAACCCCTGCTACACCCAGATCCACCCGACCTGCATCCCGCAGTCCGGCGACCATCAGTCCAAGCTGACCCTCATGTCCGAGTCGCTCAGGAACGACGGCCGCTGCTGGGCTCCCAAGAAGAAGGGCGACAACCGTCACCCCAACGACATCCCGGAAGACGAGCGCGACTACTACCTGGAGAGGAAGTACCCCTCCTTCGGTAACCTCGCTCCCCGTGACATCGCCTCCCGCGCAGCTAAAGAGCAGTGCGACGACGGGCGCGGCGTCGGCCCTGGCGGCCGCGGCGTGAACCTGGACTTCTCTGCAGCTATCAAGCGCGTGGGCGAGCACACCATCCGCGAGCGCTACGGCAACCTCTTCGAGATGTACGAGAAAATCACCGACGAGAACGCCTACAAGCAGCCGATGCGTATGTACCCGGCACCGCACTACTCCATGGGCGGCCTCTGGGTCGACTACAACTGCGAGAGCAACGTCCCGGGCCTCTTCGTCCTGGGCGAGGCAAACTTCTCGGTCCACGGCGCGAACCGTCTGGGCGCCTCCGCGCTGATGCAGGGTCTGGCCGACGGCTACTTCGTCATCCCCTACACCATCGCCAACTACCTCGCCAAGACCAAGCCGGGCACCGTAACTGCGGATCACCCCGAGTGCAAGAAGTCGGTCGAGGACGTGAAAGCGTACAACAACCGCCTCATGAACATCAACGGCAAGAAGACCGTCTCCGAGTTCCACCGCGAACTGGGCAAGATCATGTGGGAAAACGTCGGCATGGCGAGAAGCGAGGAGAGCCTCAAAGACGCCATCAAGCGCATCCCGGTCCTGCGCGAGGAGTTCTGGAACAACGTCAAGGTCACCGGCAAAGGCGAGGAGCTCAACCAGCAGCTCGAGAACGCCGGCCGCGTGGCGGACTTCCTCGAGTTCGGCGAGCTGATGGCCAAGGACGCCCTGCACAGGAACGAGTCCTGCGGCGGCCACTTCCGCGTCGAGCACCAGATGCCGGACGGCGAGGCCAAGCGCGACGACGAGAACTACTGCTACGTCGGAGCCTGGGAGTTCAAAGGTGTCGACAAGGAGCCCGAACTGCACAAGGAGCCGTTGACGTTCGAGAACGTTCATCTGGCGGTAAGGAGTTATAAATAA
- a CDS encoding succinate dehydrogenase cytochrome b subunit, with translation MRILSSSVGRKILMSITGQLLIIFILIHLIGNSTIFFGPNGINAYAEHLHSLPPLVWAFRLFMGAAIAVHIAYGVTLTLENKAANPGAYAVKRNLKASFASENMIWTGLLVLCFIVYHLLQFTIHGTPDIVVGLDSANRPDVFRMVVTSFGHGLIALAYMFAMLMLFLHLSHGIPSFLQTMGWNNEKTIPAFGTGGKVISALLMLAYISIPAVILAGLLKL, from the coding sequence ATGCGAATCTTATCTAGCTCTGTGGGAAGAAAGATCCTGATGTCCATCACGGGTCAGCTCCTGATCATCTTCATCCTGATCCACCTGATCGGAAACTCCACCATCTTCTTTGGCCCCAACGGCATCAACGCTTACGCTGAGCATCTGCACAGCCTGCCGCCGCTGGTCTGGGCCTTCCGCCTCTTCATGGGCGCAGCCATCGCCGTTCACATCGCCTACGGCGTCACGCTGACTCTGGAGAACAAGGCGGCCAACCCCGGCGCCTACGCTGTGAAAAGGAACCTGAAGGCGAGCTTCGCCTCCGAAAACATGATCTGGACCGGCCTTTTGGTCCTCTGCTTCATCGTGTACCACCTGCTCCAGTTCACCATCCATGGCACCCCCGACATCGTTGTCGGCCTCGACTCCGCCAACCGTCCCGACGTCTTCAGGATGGTGGTCACCAGCTTCGGCCACGGCCTCATCGCCCTGGCCTACATGTTCGCCATGCTGATGCTGTTCCTGCACCTCTCCCACGGCATCCCGAGCTTCCTGCAGACCATGGGGTGGAACAACGAGAAGACCATCCCGGCCTTCGGTACCGGCGGCAAGGTCATCTCCGCCCTCCTCATGCTTGCTTACATCTCGATTCCTGCGGTCATCCTGGCCGGCTTATTGAAACTTTAG